In Camelina sativa cultivar DH55 chromosome 17, Cs, whole genome shotgun sequence, the genomic stretch CTCAAAGGTTTCAGCTTTAAGAAGGAAAGGAGACCAAATGACTGAGAGTGTGAAGTTGTGAGAAGGGAATCTCCAAATCTTTGATCTGTATTCCTTGTCATGGTATATTTCCTCTACTTCTTCTACCTTTACAAAGGCAAATCGAATTTGACATCATCACAAAGAATCCAACTTGAGAATCATCAAATCAGTAGATATGAAATTGGTACCTGAGAGAGAATGCAGATGAGGGATTGAACATGGTTACGAGAGATGGAATCACCGATAAAAGCCCACCATTTGTTCCTCATTTGTTGGAGGAACTGCTCAGGATTAAACCTTGGGAGATGGCAGTCGCGAGGTTGCCATCTCCAAAGAAGGTAATTCACATCAGGGCGTCCGTTGCTCAAGCAATTCTGGTGATCTTGGATATGACGGCAAGTGACATTGGTGTAGACTGGACCTGATGGGTCTGGTACCCACTTTCCAGTAAAGATATCACACTTGCTGCTAACTACAATGGTTTCACACACAGCTAATTAAATCAAACACACTTGGTGAACATtaattatcccaaaaaaaaatcaattctttttggctaaaatttagggtttttgattcgATTGGATGAAAAACCCAAATTCATCGACGTTGCTTGAATCTTACTCAATTGAATCTGGGACTAATTAATGACTGATGATTGAAAAAAGAATCTATCTTTACCGTTTTGAGAAGCAATGGTGGGAGTGGTGATGTTTCCTGAGGATGCTGGAGGTTGAGCTAATGCAGTGAGACCGGAAGGAGAATCCGGCGGGGTTGGAAGTTGGGTAACCGGAGAGACGGTGGAGTTAGTGACGATAAAACGGTAAGCGAGACCGATCAAGAGGGAGAAAGCGACGAATTTGAGGAAGATTTGATTGCgttggtgagaagaagaagaaccaaagaaAGGGTTTCCTTCGATCTTCATGTTCTTAGACAACAATCTTATTGAATCCATTCTAATGATTAAGAATGGATcactgtgtttttttgtttttctttttttggggggATGTTTTCTGATAATAATTGAGCTTTCTTGGTTGGCGTTGAAAGCGATGAACTTCTTTGTAATACTAAAAGACAGAGCGGactctgttttgctttttttctttctttcaaaactatacactctttatcaataaaaacatgaaataatTATCTCgagtttctttatttgtttgtttgtgcaTTTGCTTGTAAGAGATTTGATGTCGGTCGTGGCTTAATTAAAGAGATTTGTGGTGAGAGATTCTGAACAAAGAAAACTCTAATGATTAGGCCtccttaattgttttttaagatACTACAAATTGTACAGCGATTGtatgttttgtctcttttagGTAATGATTAAGCCATTGATAGTAGGAGcattaattatttatagttaCTGGAAAAAATTGCATACAAGTATAGAACCATGGCATAAGTACTTTTCTAAGAcgttaaaaatatgattataattaagtttgaaaaaaataaaatattgagtAATCTTTATTTGTAATGAACATTATTATGTGATTCAGTTTTGTATTTTCTACTgtctatcaatttttttcttataaagtatataaaaacaCAGATTTGAAGGAAAGTACAAAACTGTGAAACGAAAATCTGATAAGAATAGATGTCACTTCGGAATGGTCCTACAGACTACAGTATTCATTGATTAGGAGCAAATGATAGATAAAGacctctctccttcttctttttttccaactAAAGTCTAAAGAGTAAAGAATAAAGATAGAGAGATCTCGCACAGCCTTGCACCTAAAAACTCCTTGTTTTGTAGGAAATTATTATCTAGTTTATGcttacaaatataattaaacatctAAAATCAGACGAAACACAAAAATTTgtctttaaaaaatcaatatacgGGTTATACTCGTTAATTTtcatgataatttttttgtttttaattttcgtaTCAACTTTATCTAgaatttgtttataataaatttaagaaataattaaactacGCATGGTACACCACTACCACGACCACGAGGCCCAtacttattaaattattcaatgGGCTTCAGTCTCGACTACGTGGACCCGTCTTACTTGAATTAGCTGATTTTGTATTTCACTGTCTCCCTTGAAAACGGTCAGGTACAGCCTGGAACAGATCTATATTATCTTCTGTCACATTTCCAAAAGATTAtccacaataaaaaaaaaaaagatcaatttaCATCAACCAGATcacaaaaaagaagcaaaagaaaatacaCATGTTTATCTTTAACTttaacaccaaaacaaaaacaaagatagaaCACTAAACTCAAAAAACAGAACTGAACAGAACTTATGGGTTAGAGAATATAAGCAATGATGTGTTATATTTATATCACAAGCACAATTTACACTGTAACCGAAGATTGGCACCAGAGAGGCTGAATCAAGCTGATGAAGAAGCTTCATGACACTAATGATCTTGGAACTCTCATGCCAAATCCATGCTTAACCTTGTCAATCCTGTTTCAGTTTTCAATAAATGAGTTAATATATCCCCTACTCAActaaaagttttgatccaagACTCTATCACAAAGACTTGTTGTGTCTTACGTTGGAGCTAATCTGCCAAGACTCTTAAGTTCTTCACCAGAGTCTCCATCAAGAACTCTTCCTGATATATCAACAATGTAAGCACGGTTCTTGCCTCGAGGAAGACCTCTCCCTGAAAGTAACTCAAGATCTCTTTCGTGAAGCTCTCTTCCGTTTACAAACACGCTCGTGTTTCCTGCACCGCAGTTATCTGGCATTGGACGACTAAACTCTTCGATGAATGGCTGCATCAACCAATTATTCTCCATCAAGCACCAATACAACAAACtcacaagaaacagagaaaccgTGAACGTAACATAAATGGAAAGTTAGTGAAGAATGTTCTTACTGGAATTATACCGAGACACGGGTTTCCCATCACTCCCCAGAACCCAGCACGATAATCATACCTAATCAGATTCATAACATAAAGATGATCCCTTCAGCAACTGTTCAATCTTTTGTCCTAAGTAAATCAAATTGTGAGCAAAACATACCAGTACTTGCCAGCTTGAACTGGTCCAGCTTGTTTCTCAGCACTGATAACCAGATCTTCCGGTATCAGATGACCATTCACCCAAACCTCTAACTGCTCGTTGTCTTGGTCGTTAGAGATGATTTTATCTGGGAAACCGTACTCACTActctgttttctgtttcttggtCTGCTCTCTTCTTTGCTGTTTTTTGTGATACTTGAATCTTCAGACACCCCAGTGTTATTATAGTACTCATTATAAGAAACATCAGTCTCGGTAGCTACTGATTCTGGTTTCAGCGAGTCTTGTTTGGCGTAGGATTCTTGCTTATTGTACCCTAACTGGGCCATTCCGTAAGTGATTGCAGCTCTGTTTACATTAGAATACTCAAAGAGCTCAAGAAGATTAGAATTTtcaggaggaggtggaggaggaactTTAGCGCCTTGTGCCCTGCGGCGAACAGACTTGACAACCTCTTTCTGGGGTTCACTAGAAATGCTTGCTCTTTCTTCATCGTCTGAGTGTTCACTAGGCGATACAGCATGGACACTTTTCATTTCCTGGTGTATTCTTGGTTCATCATCCTTAAGTGGATAATCATCTACCCCTGCGGTTGCTGCCCTTGTATCATCAAGGGCagaagaggagaaaacaagctTGTTATCAACAACTTTGAAACTGATAACCTCAGAACAAGCACCACATTGCAGCTTTTGTTGCCTATCTTGACCAAGAAGCTTCTTCTTAGGCAAATAGAGAAGCTCAAAGCAATTGTGACAAGCAATAAAAGGCGCACCGCCAGCTAAAGGATGGCAACGACGAGAATCAGAATCTGAGACAGCTTTCTGGACATACCCACGAGCAAAGGCAGCACCACTACCAGAATCAGAATCAATTTCACTAGGCCACCTCGTGTGATGAACACCAGCATGTGGACTAAAAGTAGCCATATTGTCATTGTGGTGGTGCACAACAGGGCTATATGGGACATCACCGTACCTACTAGGTGTAGCAGGCAAGAATCTAGGATCCTGTAACTGTGGGTCAAACAGATCAGGACCAATATCTACATACTGAccttgaggaggaggaggatatgGAGGACGAGGCAGCATCTGATTCGGGTAATGAGGATAAAAGTTTTGAGGTTTCATATGGATAGGGAATGCATAAGGGTCTATATAAGGCGACGGTGGAACATGAGTCGTGGGAGGAGGATACATTCCATAAGATGGATATGGATGGTAGTAAGAAGGATGGAAACCCATTGGTGGTGGCTGATCAACCACATTAGCATTGGCATTAGCATTAGCTCCACCGCGGAGAAGATGATCTTTAATAGAATCAAGTTTCCTGAGAAGCTCAGCTTGTTGTTGATCTGTGTAGTGAATAGGTTTGTTTCTTGGGGTGGTGGTGGTCGTGTTcttagaagaagaatcagaatcagTCTCTTCCTTGACGAGTCTCTGAGAACCCCCAGGTCGTGAATTAGAATCGTCTTGGCGATGTCTCAACGGGCTCGAAGAAGAATCATTGAGCTCCTCCTTAAAGACTTTGTCTTCGTCAGGTCTTGTTGAAACAGCATCTGCTCCGAAAACGTCACCGCTTGTCCTCATCGgagttttgtctttcttctccgACGAAGACTAAGCTTCTCTAGGGTTTTTGCTTGTTTTAACCGCAACTGaactaataataacaattagAATTACTCAACATACATTAATTTCTCTAATTGAATTAGCAATTCAACATTCCAACGGGAGTAGATTAGACAACCAAAAGAGGAAAACTTAAACGTACCTTCGAAGAAAGGGGAATTTTTTTGGGGGCAAATTGGTTCTCCGGTGAGAATGAATTCACAagcctttctttttttatataaattag encodes the following:
- the LOC104754289 gene encoding uncharacterized protein LOC104754289, whose protein sequence is MRTSGDVFGADAVSTRPDEDKVFKEELNDSSSSPLRHRQDDSNSRPGGSQRLVKEETDSDSSSKNTTTTTPRNKPIHYTDQQQAELLRKLDSIKDHLLRGGANANANANVVDQPPPMGFHPSYYHPYPSYGMYPPPTTHVPPSPYIDPYAFPIHMKPQNFYPHYPNQMLPRPPYPPPPQGQYVDIGPDLFDPQLQDPRFLPATPSRYGDVPYSPVVHHHNDNMATFSPHAGVHHTRWPSEIDSDSGSGAAFARGYVQKAVSDSDSRRCHPLAGGAPFIACHNCFELLYLPKKKLLGQDRQQKLQCGACSEVISFKVVDNKLVFSSSALDDTRAATAGVDDYPLKDDEPRIHQEMKSVHAVSPSEHSDDEERASISSEPQKEVVKSVRRRAQGAKVPPPPPPENSNLLELFEYSNVNRAAITYGMAQLGYNKQESYAKQDSLKPESVATETDVSYNEYYNNTGVSEDSSITKNSKEESRPRNRKQSSEYGFPDKIISNDQDNEQLEVWVNGHLIPEDLVISAEKQAGPVQAGKYWYDYRAGFWGVMGNPCLGIIPPFIEEFSRPMPDNCGAGNTSVFVNGRELHERDLELLSGRGLPRGKNRAYIVDISGRVLDGDSGEELKSLGRLAPTIDKVKHGFGMRVPRSLVS
- the LOC104754288 gene encoding protein trichome birefringence-like 25 yields the protein MDSIRLLSKNMKIEGNPFFGSSSSHQRNQIFLKFVAFSLLIGLAYRFIVTNSTVSPVTQLPTPPDSPSGLTALAQPPASSGNITTPTIASQNVSSKCDIFTGKWVPDPSGPVYTNVTCRHIQDHQNCLSNGRPDVNYLLWRWQPRDCHLPRFNPEQFLQQMRNKWWAFIGDSISRNHVQSLICILSQVEEVEEIYHDKEYRSKIWRFPSHNFTLSVIWSPFLLKAETFENLDGVSFSDIQLHLDMLDHTWTDQYSNFDYVVISGGKWFLKTSIFHENNTLSGCHYCQGKNNLTELGYLYSYRKALRLVLDFVAEPTHEAQVLFRTTTPDHFENGEWNTGGFCNRTMPITDSSQGEMKTEDVSMRDIELEEFHKTTTLQQQANIGLLDTTSMSLLRPDGHPGPYRYPNPFDGVKKKNSELNHIQNDCLHWCLPGPIDSWNDLMVELMLNRELHR